From the Choloepus didactylus isolate mChoDid1 chromosome 20, mChoDid1.pri, whole genome shotgun sequence genome, one window contains:
- the DEFB104B gene encoding beta-defensin 104: MRILFLLLIIFLLLYQDSSVRSFFDGDKICGYGTARCRKKCKKEEHRIGRCPNTYSCCLKTWNVHVLNPFVKSQCHRALGS; encoded by the exons ATGAGGATCCTCTTCCTTCTATTAATCATTTTTCTTCTACTGTACCAAGATTCTTCAG TGAGAAGCTTCTTTGACGGGGACAAGATATGTGGTTATGGAACTGCTCGCTGCCGGAAGAAATGTAAGAAAGAAGAACACAGAATTGGAAGATGTCCCAACACATATTCCTGCTGTTTGAAAACATGGAATGTCCACGTACTGAACCCTTTTGTCAAATCCCAATGTCACAGGGCTCTTGGTTCCTAG
- the LOC119516774 gene encoding sperm-associated antigen 11-like: MKVLFLSAVLFCLVQTNSGDIPPGIRNTICLLQHGNCRLFFCRSGEKKGEICSDPWKRCCMPNTEEEKKEKPETNGRAIGT, translated from the exons ATgaaggtcctctttctttctgctgTTCTCTTCTGTTTGGTCCAAACTAATTCAG GGGATATTCCACCTGGAATTAGAAACACCATCTGCCTTTTGCAACATGGGAATTGCAGACTGTTTTTCTGCCGTTCTGGTGAGAAAAAGGGTGAAATCTGCTCTGATCCCTGGAAAAGGTGCTGCAtgccaaatactgaagaagaaaaaaaagagaaaccagaGACAAATGGAAGAGCTATTGGGActtaa